CGACATCTTCGTGGCGGTTTTGAAGAGCCGGTCCATCGCGGACCGCATCGTCGAGCGGTTCGGTCTCGTGAAGCGTTATCGCGTGCGGGACGAGGAGAAGGCCGTGAAGGAGCTCGAGGGACACGTCCGGTTCCATGTCGGCGACGAGGGGACGATTGCGGTGATCGTCGAGGACCAGGATCCCAGGATCGCGGCGGCGATGGCCAATGCCTACGTGGAGGAGCTCGAACGGTTCAACCAGGAGACGCGGACGACGAGCGCCAAGCGGACGCGCGCGTTCATCGAGGAGCGGCTCACCGTGGCGAACCGGGATCTCGCGAAGTCGGAAGACCGCCTGCGCGAGTACCAGCAGCGCCGCAACCTTCCGGCCATGTCTCCCGCCGACCGAGGCGACGCGGACGTCGGCGCGCGGCTCATGGCGCAGAAGATCGCGCTCGAGGTGAGGCTCCAGGTGCTGCGCCAGTCCCTCTCGGAATCGAGCGAGGAGGTGCGGCGCGCGCGCCAGGAGCTGGCGGCGATCGAGCGGCAGGTGGGCGGCCTCCCGCAGGCGGGCGTCGAGATCATGCGGCTCTGGCGGGACGTGAAGGTCCAGGAACAGGTGTTCGAGCTCCTCACGGCGCAGCTCGAGGAGGCGCGGATCCGCGAGACGAGGGACACTCCGACCGTGCAGGTGCTGGACCGCGCGGTGCCGCCGCTCCACAAATCGCGGCCCAAACGCGCGCTCGTGGTGATCGCCGGCTTCCTGGTCGGAGTCGCCGGGAGCCTCTCGGCCGCGCTCCTCCTGGAGCGGCGGGCGTGGAACCGCGCGGCGCTCCGGACCGAGGGCGGCGCGATCTCGTCATGAGCCCCGGGCTCGCCTCGGGGGCCGCGGTCGCCTCAGACCGGCCAGGCCTCGAGCGCGGCGTTTGGGTCGCGGTCCTCGCTCTCGAGGCCGCGGTCGTCGCGGCCGGCTTCGTCCTCGACCAGCCCTTCCTTGCGGCCGCGTTCGCCGCCGGGATCGCGTTCTTCCTCCTCGCGTTCCGCTTCCCCGACGTCGCGTGGGCGCTCGTCTGGATCTCGGTCGCGCCGAACGTGGAGTTCCTCTTCGCCGGGGGAACCGCCGTCACCCTGCCCACCGAGCCGATGGTGACGCTCGCGCTCCTCGGATGGTTCGCGCGCAGCCTGCTCGAAGGGCGATGGGAGATCCGGCCCTCTCCGATCCACGCACCGCTCCTCGCGGTGGCGTCCTTCACGCTGCTCTCGGTGCTCTGGAGCGTGCGGCCTGTCGCGACGCTCAAGGCGTGGGTCATGATGGCGGGGTACGTGGCGTTCGGATACCTCTACTGGAGTCAGACCCGGTGTGACCGCGTCCGTCGTGACCGCTGGCTCCTGCTCGTGGCCGTCACCGGCGCCGTGTGGGGTCTCTTCGGCATTGCGAG
This Candidatus Eisenbacteria bacterium DNA region includes the following protein-coding sequences:
- a CDS encoding GNVR domain-containing protein, translated to MSALRSVDRARTSGGVTGGDLLHVLRSRARFLALNIASVTLLALVLSLLMPKWYSARAVLLPPTEDDSGSSMAQFLPRGFGAIRLPGTSSLADIFVAVLKSRSIADRIVERFGLVKRYRVRDEEKAVKELEGHVRFHVGDEGTIAVIVEDQDPRIAAAMANAYVEELERFNQETRTTSAKRTRAFIEERLTVANRDLAKSEDRLREYQQRRNLPAMSPADRGDADVGARLMAQKIALEVRLQVLRQSLSESSEEVRRARQELAAIERQVGGLPQAGVEIMRLWRDVKVQEQVFELLTAQLEEARIRETRDTPTVQVLDRAVPPLHKSRPKRALVVIAGFLVGVAGSLSAALLLERRAWNRAALRTEGGAISS